One part of the Solea solea chromosome 16, fSolSol10.1, whole genome shotgun sequence genome encodes these proteins:
- the tyk2 gene encoding non-receptor tyrosine-protein kinase TYK2, with translation MWGSKGSRTGTFPGQSDPLLGQGVHVLLLWTKEGEKYLSHTSGEVTAEELCISAAEAAGITPLCHVLFALYNPLLRYWYSPNHVFSPDENPGLILHYRMRFYFQNWHGMKEKEKEPTISRYCLRSGTDQGACPLLDISSLEYLFAQAKYEFVNDVVQMETIKEEEEQIRFKNESLGMAILHLSHQAMQTGCTLQEVAEKVSYLRCIPKSFVKHISKTNFLTKFRIQRVFADFVRTFQKHTKDKEVQEVMCKYISTLENLAPRFGTETFTVPHLELRNDGDGSNCNSHDTDTQDVSKDNFPTPTYEIMVSGTKGIQWRKVLEQKANTHLRNDYMNYGKKAKHQSTQPSAATPNKLTSFCDFPEISHIAINGANVSISTQDNQYMEVQMNSSQEARSFISLLDGYYRLTADAHHYLCHEVAPPRVVLSEANGLHGPMQEDFVLLKLKKEGAEEGAFLLRWSALNFRRIILAVLNKNNNGATSRHKQFRIEHRCSIFRLEGWEQEFSSVKELIDSLKPFVLRSGSDCFVLKKCCLPRQAELSNLLVVRKDPHQRVNTDSSKPFFYFHQLKEKDIVQERHLGRGTRTNIYAGRYLLQREGDNDEFNNNNLTNRKSIRVVLKVLDQNHKDIALFETATLMSKVSHSHLVFVHGVCVKGSENIMVEEFVEFGPLDLFLRREKASVTPQWKFIVVKQLASALGYLETKRLVHGNVCAKNILVARRGLEPGTTPFIKLSDPGIALSVLSREERLERIPWIAPECVDSGMAIGETADQWSFGVTLLEICNNGDLPLSRCSLPKKERLYQQKGRLGEPSSQELATFINMCLIYEPMERPSFLVLRRELPEIPENSDISPSEFANDPDPSVFQKRYMKEIRELGKGHFGKVILYLYDPANDGTGEYVAVKSLKQESGHVPESWIKEIDILKSLHHNNIVKYKGCCTELGGQVVQLIMEYLPQGSLRDYLPSRKLGVSQCLMFAQQICQGMDYLHTMRYIHRDLAARNVLVENDSLVKIGDFGLSKYIPEGKRYYQVREDGDSPVFWHAIECLRDNKFSFSSDIWSFGVTLYEILTRCDSRQSPPEKLREMMNSPDEQMTLLALLKMLERNLRLPCPRDCPHKVKLLMDQCWATDPEQRPSFKSLIEHLEAIRRTYDW, from the exons ATGTGGGGATCCAAGGGTTCCAGGACAGGgacgttcccaggccagagtgacccTTTGCTGGGTCAAGGCGTCCATGTTCTCCTCCTCTGGACCAAGGAGGGGGAGAAATACTTGTCCCACACGAGTGGTGAGGTCACAGCAGAGGAGCTGTGCATCTcagctgctgaagctgcag GGATAACACCTCTGTGCCATGTGTTGTTCGCTCTTTACAATCCGCTGTTGCGCTATTGGTACAGTCCAAACCATGTTTTCAGTCCAGACGAGAACCCTGGTCTCATACTGCATTACCGTATGAG GTTTTACTTTCAGAATTGGCACgggatgaaggagaaggagaaggagccAACTATATCCCGTTATTGCCTCAGATCTGGGACAGATCAAGGGGCTTGCCCTCTGCTCGACATCAGTTCCTTGGAGTATTTATTCGCTCAG GCAAAATACGAATTTGTGAATGACGTGGTGCAGATGGAAACcataaaggaggaggaggagcagataCGCTTCAAAAATGAGAGTTTGGGAATGGCCATACTACACCTCTCACACCAGGCAATGCAGACAGGCTGCACTTTACAGGAGGTTGCAGAGAAAGTCAG CTACCTACGCTGCATTCCAAAGTCTTTCGTCAAACACATCTCCAAAACCAACTTCCTGACAAAATTCCGGATCCAACGAGTGTTTGCAGACTTTGTGCGAACTTTCCAGAAACACACCAAGGACAAGGAGGTCCAGGAGGTCATGTGCAAGTACATTTCTACGCTGGAAAACCTAGCGCCGCGTTTCGGCACAGAGACTTTCACCGTACCCCACCTGGAGCTGAGGAACGATGGGGACGGAAGCAACTGTAACTCCCACGACACGGACACTCAGGACGTCTCGAAAGACAACTTCCCAACCCCTACTTATGAAATAATGGTGTCGGGCACAAAGGGGATTCAGTGGAGGAAGGTGTTGGAGCAGAAG GCAAACACTCACCTCAGGAACGACTACATGAACTACGGGAAGAAGGCGAAACACCAGTCCACTCAGCCCAGTGCAGCAACTCCAAACAAATTGACCTCCTTCTGCGATTTCCCTGAAATATCTCACATAGCCATCAATGGAGCTAATGTATCTATTAGCACTCAGGACAATCAGTACATG gaGGTTCAGATGAACTCCAGCCAGGAAGCCCGTTCCTTCATCTCTCTCCTGGATGGATACTACCGGCTGACCGCAGACGCCCACCACTATCTCTGTCATGAAGTGGCTCCCCCAAGGGTCGTGCTGAGTGAAGCGAATGGACTGCACGGACCTATGCA AGAGGATTTTgtgctgctgaagctgaagaaggaaggagcagaggagggagcTTTCCTCCTACGGTGGAGTGCCCTCAACTTTCGCCGCATCATCCTGGCtgtgctgaacaaaaacaat AACGGAGCGACGTCGAGGCACAAGCAGTTTCGCATCGAGCACAGGTGCTCGATTTTCCGTCTGGAAGGCTGGGAACAGGAGTTCTCCAGTGTGAAGGAGCTCATCGACAGCCTCAAGCCATTCGTGCTCAGGTCGGGATCAGACTGCTTTGTTCTCAAGAAGTGCTGTTTGCCAAGACAAGCAG AGCTGTCAAACCTTCTGGTGGTGAGGAAAGATCCACATCAACGGGTCAACACCGACTCCTCCAAGCCCTTCTTTTACTTCCACCAGCTCAAGGAGAAAGATATAGTACAG gAACGACATCTGGGACGCGGGACCAGAACGAACATCTACGCAGGTCGTTACCTGctgcagagagaaggagacaacGACGAATTCAACAACAATAACTTAACTAACCGCAAGTCGATCCGAGTGGTTCTCAAAGTCCTAGACCAAAACCATAAAGACATTGCACTC tttgaaaCTGCGACTCTCATGAGTAAGGTGTCCCACAGTCACCTGGTGTTTGTGCACGGTGTTTGTGTCAAAGGATCTGAAA ACATCATGGTGGAGGAATTTGTGGAGTTTGGGCCTTTGGATTTGTTCCTTCGCAGGGAAAAAGCATCGGTGACGCCACAGTGGAAATTCATTGTGGTAAAACAACTCGCTAGTGCCCTCGGCTATCTC GAGACCAAACGTCTGGTTCATGGAAATGTCTGTGCCAAGAACATTCTGGTGGCAAGGCGCGGTCTGGAGCCCGGCACCACACCTTTCATCAAGCTGAGTGATCCAGGAATTGCCCTGAGCGTCCTCTCGCGAGAAG AGCGCCTCGAGCGGATCCCGTGGATTGCCCCCGAGTGCGTCGACAGCGGCATGGCCATCGGCGAAACTGCCGACCAGTGGAGCTTTGGCGTCACACTGCTGGAAATCTGCAACAACGGCGATCTTCCCCTGAGTCGCTGCTCGTTGCCCAAg AAAGAGCGCCTCTATCAGCAGAAGGGCCGTTTAGGTGAACCGTCCTCGCAGGAGTTGGCCACTTTCATCAACATGTGCTTGATCTACGAACCCATGGAGAGGCCCTCATTCCTCGTTCTGCGCAGAGAGCTTCCAGAAATCCCAGAAA ATTCTGATATTTCTCCCAGTGAATTTGCCAATGACCCAGACCCAAGTGTGTTCCAGAAGCGCTACATGAAAGAGATTCGGGAATTAGGAAAG GGTCACTTTGGAAAGGTGATTCTGTACCTGTACGACCCGGCCAACGATGGCACCGGGGAGTACGTGGCCGTGAAGTCTTTGAAACAGGAGAGTGGTCACGTGCCCGAGAGCTGGATAAAGGAGATCGATATTCTGAAGTCTCTCCATCACAACAACATTGTCAAGTACAAAGGTTGTTGCACCGAACTGG GAGGACAAGTGGTACAGCTGATAATGGAGTACCTTCCTCAGGGGAGTCTGCGAGATTATCTTCCCTCACGTAAACTGGGTGTGTCCCAGTGCCTTATGTTCGCTCAGCAGATCTGCCAG GGGATGGATTACTTACACACCATGCGATACATCCATCGAGATCTGGCTGCCCGTAACGTTTTAGTGGAAAACGACAGCTTGGTGAAGATCGGAGACTTCGGCTTGTCAAAATACATTCCCGAGGGTAAGCGCTACTATCAAGTACGTGAGGATGGAGACAGTCCAGTGTTCTG GCATGCGATAGAGTGCCTGAGGGATAATAAGTTTTCTTTTTCGTCCGACATTTGGTCCTTTGGCGTGACATTGTACGAGATCCTGACTCGCTGTGACTCACGCCAGAGCCCTCCAGAG aaATTACGTGAAATGATGAATTCACCCGACGAACAGATGACCTTGTTGGCACTCCTAAAAATGTTGGAGAGAAACCTGCGATTGCCTTGTCCAAGGGATTGCCCACACAAG GTGAAACTGTTGATGGATCAGTGTTGGGCCACAGATCCTGAACAACGGCCGTCTTTCAAATCCCTCATCGAACATTTGGAAGCGATTCGCCGGACCTACGACTGGTAG